The Humulus lupulus chromosome 7, drHumLupu1.1, whole genome shotgun sequence region AATGTTAATCTTTTGATGTTATATAGATTGCAATCCTATGAATTATCCTATACATTTAAAAGCTTGTCGTATGTTGCTTAGTTTTACTGAGAATCTAgatttttttgtctttttgtcTTCTTAGTTATGAATTGGCAGAAGAGTGtgcagatgatgatgatgatgtaaAGCCTGCAATTTCAGAATTAAGGACTGCTGTTTTGGATGAGTTGAAATTGCATGATTCTTTTGTACAGGTACGAACTACGAAGGATTCCTCCTTGTGGTGTGGATCATTTAGAGTATACCTTGGTGCTGAATTGTGATCTTTGAACTTTGAATTATTTCTATGCGTCATTTTAGTTAAGGCATGAGAGAACTAGCATACTCAGTTTATTATAAGTTGTGATGTTTGATCTACCTGTCATGGAgtagaaaattctaaatagttttATGAAGGCTCCAAAGGACTAAAAGACTTGAgagaaaaaatttacaaaattaaaaatttgaattttgtgATAAGAAAAGGATGCATTTTTGTGATAAGAAGTTTGCCTAAATGACctaaatatttgaatttattcCATCTGTGATTATTTATATGTTTTTCCTGATAAGTCATTGCGGCTGAAAACAATTAACTTTTCCATGCAGGAGTGGGCTTCAGACCTTGCTAAAGAGGATGTTGTCAACTCTGCAACAGTAAAGTATACAGATTTCTTATTGGCAACAGCTTCTGGGAAGGTTGAAGGTGTAAAAGCTCCCGGTAAACTTGCTACCCCTTTTGAGAGAACCAAAGTGGCTGCTTACACTCTTGGTGCCATGACTCCTTGCATGAGGCTGTATGCTTTTCTGGGAAAGGAGTTCCAGGAACTTCTAAAGGACAACGAAGACAGTCACCCATATCAGAAGTGGATAGACAATTATTCTTCGGAAAGCTTTCAGGTTTGTTATATTATTAAGAGATGGGATGTTTATCTTGATTTGTCTGAATATACTTTACTGATTACAGTCATGGAGGATCATACATTACATGAATGGCCTTCTTTACTACAACAGCTCAATATTTTTTATCTTTGAATTTAGGCGTCTTCTGCGCAAACTGAAGAGTTGCTCGATAAGCTGAGTGTCTCTTTGACAGGCGAGGAGCTTGACATCATTGAAAAGCTTTATCACCAAGCCATGAAACTTGAGATAGAATTCTTTTTATCTCAACCACTTGTTCAGCCAACTGTAGTTCCTTTGATAAAAGAGCATAAACCTGAAGAAGATCAGCTTATGATTTTCTCGGATTTTGATTTGACTTGCACTGTTGTTGACTCATCTGCCATTTTGGCTGAAATTGCTATAGTAACAGCCCCAAAATCTGATCAGAATCAACCTGAAACTCAAATTGTGCGCATGTCTTCAGCTGATTTGAGAAGTACCTGGGGTGTTCTTTCCAGGCAGTTCACAGAAGAATATGAACAGTGCATTGAAAGCATTGTACCTAGTGAAAAAGGTACTAGCTTCCAACCATGAAGTTTCACAACTACCTTAGCTGATTTAGTGTTTGAGAAGCATTTGATAAGATCGTAGgtgtttgttttttaatttttatggctTTGCAGTGGATTTTAACTATGAACACTTGCATAATGCATTGGAGCAACTTTCGGACTTTGAGAAAAGGGCAAATAATAGAGTAATAGAGTCTGGGGTACTTAAAGGTATAAATCTTGAAGACGTCAAAAAAGCCGGTGAACGTCTCATTCTTCATGAAGGTTGCACTGCTTTCTTTAAGAATGTTGTTAAGAATGAAAATTTGAATGCAAATGTTCATATCCTTTCTTACTGTTGGTGTGGCGATCTCATCAGGTCGGCTTTTTCATCAGGTATGTATCTTTCATTTTACGTAGTAGTCTtactcttgtttttctttttttgccGTTTGTGTGACTGACTCATAACCATTCATAATGTCTATTAAAACTTTTAAACGTACTTTCAAAAAATTTATTGGTGGAATGTCAAGTGATGAAGAGTTCTATTTAAATTGTGTTACTTTAACATGTCAGTTGTGAGGTCCCATCTTATCCAACTCTTCTAGTGGGTCAGTCTTTTTACATGTTCTGTCTTCTTCTGTTGCTTATTAGTTTTTCTTGCGCATTGAGGATTGTTTCGGCTTAATGTCATCTTTAGTCTTTACATAGGACATGAAAATGTGATATACATATAATTACGCCTTCTTTTCTTCAAATTGAAGCAGGAGATCTACAAGAGATGAATGTACATGCAAATGAGTTCACTTTTGACGGATCCATTTCCACTGGCGAAATTGTTAAGAAAGTTGAGTCTCCCATCGATAAGGTTCAAGCTTTCAATGATATTTTAGCTAATTCAAACAAAGACAAAAAGAATTTGACTGTATACATTGGAGACTCTGTGGGTGACTTGCTTTGCCTGCTTGAGGCGGATATAGGAATCGTGGTTGGGTCAAGTTCAAGCCTTAGGAGAGTGGGAACACAATTCGGTGTTTCTTTTGTCCCGTTGTACCCTGGCTTGGttaagaaacaaaaagaaaacgtTGAAGGGAGCTCTTCTTGTTGGAAAGGATCAAATGGTATACTTTACACAGTTTCTAGTTGGGCTGAAATTCATGCCTTCATATTGGGGTGGTAGAATCAATTTTTTTACTCATTCTTACGCACTCTACTTCGCGCTCAGACAAACGAAAGAAAGAACCAGATATATAAAatgttgaagaaaaaaaaatacaaatttggtGGCCGGTTTTATTAAGGGTCACAGATTTGCTGCTCTGTAttcctctctctttttttttttgttctttgtaTTGCAGGGTGAACCCATTTCAAAGATGTGTTGATCCACAGGCATACTGTAAACATGGTACTTGTAATTTCCGAATTTGGCAATATGTTGTTTGCTAACTTTGTGAAAATTGTATTTTTcaggtttttgggaggttttaggcAGCAAATGATTTTTAAAACAGAGATTGTAATGTCAATTTGTCTATACAAACATTTGAAGTTGTATATCTTTTGTTATTTTCATGTTCTTCTACTATTGAAACGTAAATGCAAAGGTAGTCGTCTTGTTTGAATATTGTTTTAGCTTTCTATTTCTATTTATTGTCTCTTTTTTTCGATCTCTCTGATCTTGTGATCTTATCTCTAAAATTTATGGTGTTTAGGGAGGTGCTTTAAATAAGATAATGTTTTCTAATTGACCTTTATCTGAATTTTAGGAATTTAGACCGATCATTAAAGTCACTCACATTTTATCTTCTTGCTTTTGTTGTCCTTGTCTTATTGAGAGAGAGGGGCTGTCTTGATTGGACTTTAATTCCAAAATAAAGCCTTGAGAAGTGGGTAATGTCATGTCCTCCATTGAAAATGATAGAAGGAAGGGATCTTGGAATGCTGGCTTGGCTGTATTTGCATTTGCACTTGTTTTCTAGCGAAGCTAATTTGAAATAATTGTGGTACACCATATTAATATGAacttaaaattgtgtttttttgAATAACATGAATGTAGGTACACACTTGAATTTGACAAATATATTCATTCTAATACAAAAGAATATTACAAAGTTTCTATGAAATATACATGTTTTGTGAAAAGATTTTCAGGGCATATTTGCATTCGCACTAATCTATACTTTTCTACAATAATTTCTTTAGTCGGTGTCAAGTCTTTTCACAAACATGTATATATACTTTAGACGTAAATTGGTTAGCTAATTACAATATTTGGTTTAACACGATGGCGTATTTCGTATTATGAGTAACTATTAGGCTTGAGTATTAAGTCATCTGGCTCTATTACAACCTTAGTTAGACTATGCCTGGTAAGAAAGATGGAGTACAATACTAAAATTATGGAATTTTAACACCATATTTTTTTCCATTACAAGCACATCACCAaaaaagtatatatttttattattttatcttacatataaaataatatatatatatttattattaaatactaaTATAAAAAGCAAAATagtatttctttttgtttttgcCGTTGTTACAGTACCCCACCATACTGTAGCTTGACAGCATaatagtgggataaatagagttGAGTTGGATTT contains the following coding sequences:
- the LOC133790653 gene encoding bifunctional TH2 protein, mitochondrial isoform X1, with the translated sequence MRFFLSQSPIKSPAPAVVTALVSSSNSFLFRLLRPNWFRSFSCDSAWRSSPASMAIPPPKSAISTIDNEVGLARRFWIKFRRESVFTMYTPFAVALASGNLKIETFRHYVAQDFHFLKAFAHAYELAEECADDDDDVKPAISELRTAVLDELKLHDSFVQEWASDLAKEDVVNSATVKYTDFLLATASGKVEGVKAPGKLATPFERTKVAAYTLGAMTPCMRLYAFLGKEFQELLKDNEDSHPYQKWIDNYSSESFQASSAQTEELLDKLSVSLTGEELDIIEKLYHQAMKLEIEFFLSQPLVQPTVVPLIKEHKPEEDQLMIFSDFDLTCTVVDSSAILAEIAIVTAPKSDQNQPETQIVRMSSADLRSTWGVLSRQFTEEYEQCIESIVPSEKVDFNYEHLHNALEQLSDFEKRANNRVIESGVLKGINLEDVKKAGERLILHEGCTAFFKNVVKNENLNANVHILSYCWCGDLIRSAFSSAGDLQEMNVHANEFTFDGSISTGEIVKKVESPIDKVQAFNDILANSNKDKKNLTVYIGDSVGDLLCLLEADIGIVVGSSSSLRRVGTQFGVSFVPLYPGLVKKQKENVEGSSSCWKGSNGILYTVSSWAEIHAFILGW
- the LOC133790653 gene encoding bifunctional TH2 protein, mitochondrial isoform X2, which codes for MRFFLSQSPIKSPAPAVVTALVSSSNSFLFRLLRPNWFRSFSCDSAWRSSPASMAIPPPKSAISTIDNEVGLARRFWIKFRRESVFTMYTPFAVALASGNLKIETFRHYVAQDFHFLKAFAHAYELAEECADDDDDVKPAISELRTAVLDELKLHDSFVQEWASDLAKEDVVNSATVKYTDFLLATASGKVEGVKAPGKLATPFERTKVAAYTLGAMTPCMRLYAFLGKEFQELLKDNEDSHPYQKWIDNYSSESFQASSAQTEELLDKLSVSLTGEELDIIEKLYHQAMKLEIEFFLSQPLVQPTVVPLIKEHKPEEDQLMIFSDFDLTCTVVDSSAILAEIAIVTAPKSDQNQPETQIVRMSSADLRSTWGVLSRQFTEEYEQCIESIVPSEKVDFNYEHLHNALEQLSDFEKRANNRVIESGVLKGINLEDVKKAGERLILHEGCTAFFKNVVKNENLNANVHILSYCWCGDLIRSAFSSGDLQEMNVHANEFTFDGSISTGEIVKKVESPIDKVQAFNDILANSNKDKKNLTVYIGDSVGDLLCLLEADIGIVVGSSSSLRRVGTQFGVSFVPLYPGLVKKQKENVEGSSSCWKGSNGILYTVSSWAEIHAFILGW